CGCAAGATTTCTTCCATGCAATACGACTTAGTGCTCTTAGATGTCATGCTACCCCAAAAGGATGGGTTTCAGGTTTGCAAGGAAGTGCGACAAATCAGCAGCATTCCAATCATTATGCTAACGGCAAAGGATGCTGAAGTGGATAAAGTGCAAGGATTAGAACTTGGTGCCGATGACTACATTACGAAGCCTTATAGCAGTCGAGAGCTGTTGGCTAGGGTGAAGGCCAATCTGCGTAGATATCAGGCGCCAGAAACGGCTACAAGTGTGATTCAAATCGATGAATTAGTGATAGATCCAGCGATGTATCAGGTGAAGAAAAAGGGCGAAGAAGTAGACCTGACACACCGTGAATTTGAGCTACTGACTTATTTAGCGAAACACCGGGGTCAAATCTTCACGAGAGAACATTTGCTACAAAGTGTATGGGGATATGATTATTTCGGCGATGTCCGAACAGTTGATGTAACCATTCGCCGGCTACGTGAAAAAATCGAGGATGATCCAGGCAATCCTACGTATGTAGTAACAAAAAGAGGCATTGGGTATAAGTTACAAGGATCTGAAAAAAGCAATGAATAGGTGACCTATATG
Above is a genomic segment from Desulfuribacillus stibiiarsenatis containing:
- the yycF gene encoding response regulator YycF, with amino-acid sequence MANILVVDDEKPIADILKFTLEKEGYQADVCYDGATAVRKISSMQYDLVLLDVMLPQKDGFQVCKEVRQISSIPIIMLTAKDAEVDKVQGLELGADDYITKPYSSRELLARVKANLRRYQAPETATSVIQIDELVIDPAMYQVKKKGEEVDLTHREFELLTYLAKHRGQIFTREHLLQSVWGYDYFGDVRTVDVTIRRLREKIEDDPGNPTYVVTKRGIGYKLQGSEKSNE